Within Candidatus Poribacteria bacterium, the genomic segment AGAGACGTGTTTCCAATCTTCCACAAGAGCAAGAGGAATTTCCTATGTTTGAAGAGGTATCACCACAATTCACGTTTGCTGAAAAAGAAAAACAGACCTTGGCGTTTTGGCGTGAAAACGACATCTTTCAGAGAAGCATGGAGGTCCGCAAAGATGCACCGCCTTTCGTATTCTTAGAGGGACCCCCGTTTGCGAATGCACCCCCCGGCGTACATCACGTCCTCGCACGCGTCATGAAGGATGCCGTTTGCCGCTACAAAACAATGACCGGACACTACGTTCACAGGAAAGCAGGCTGGGACACACACGGACTCCCGGTTGAATATCAGGTCGAAAAACAACTCAATATTAGAAACAAAGCCGAATTGGAGGCTTACGGCGTTCAGAACTTCATCGAAAAATGTAAAGAAAACGTCTTCCAATACGAACAGGATTGGCGACAGATGACGGAGCGCATCGGATACTGGCTCAACCTTGACGATGCCTATATCACGCTGTCAAACGACTACATCGAAAGCATCTGGTGGGTCCTCCGGCAGGCGTGGGATAAGGAACTGCTCTATCAGGGACACAAGGTGCAACCCTACTGCTATCGGTGCGGGACGACCTTAGCAAGCCACGAAGTCGCACTCGGCTATCAAGAGGTCGCCGACCCATCAATCTTTGTACGTTTCCCGTTAAGAAATCAGGAGAGTACCTATCTACTCGTCTGGACGACGACACCGTGGACGTTGCCCTCTAACGTTGCCGTCGCTGTCGGTGAGGACTACGATTACGTCGCCGTTGAGCATAATGGGCAACGCCTCATCCTCGCAAAGGAGTGTCTGCCGAGTCTATTTGAAGATGAATCTCCACAAATCGTTGAGAACTATAAAGGCAAAGACCTCCGCAACTGGGAATACGAACCGTTGTTTGACAGTGGACAGCACCCAGAAAAATCCCACTACATCGTCACAGCCGATTTCGTCACGACGACAGAGGGGAGCGGCTTGGTCCATATCGCACCCGCTTTCGGACAAGATGATTTTGAAATCGGACAGAAGCACAACATGCCATTCGTGCAATTAGTCGGGACCGACGGTAGATTCGTCCCAAAAGTTAAAGAACCCTGGGCAGGTGAATACGTCAAAGACGCTGATCCGAAAATCATTCAGAACTTAGAAGGACGCGGCTTATTATTTAAGGCTACCGAATATACCCACCAATACCCCTTCTGTTGGCGGTGTGATAACCCACTGCTTTACTATGCACGTGAATCATGGTTCGTCCGGACGACCGCCCTCCGAGAACAGATGCTCAAGCACAACCAGCAAATCAACTGGTATCCAGAACACCTCAAGGACGGACGGTTCGGCAACTGGTTGGAGAACAACATTGACTGGGGATTGAGTCGTGAGCGTTATTGGGGAACACCCTTACCCGTTTGGGTCTGCAAGGACTGTGGGCATCAGCACTGCGTCGGTAGTATCGCCGAGCTGAAAGAACTCGGCACCGACGTTCCAGACGATGTTGAACTCCACCGTCCGTATGTAGACGACGTTGTCCTCGCTTGTAACAAGTGCAGCGGCACAATGCATCGCGTGCAAGATGTAATTGACTGCTGGTTCGATTCTGGATGTGCACACACAGCACAATGGCACTATCCATTTGAAAACAAGGAAATGCTCGAACAAACGTACCCTGCTGATTTCATCTCCGAAGCCATCGATCAGACCCGTGGTTGGTTCTATAGTCTTTTGGCAACCGGCACACTCCTCTACGATAAACCCGCTTACAAGAACTGCCTCTGCCTTGAACTCATCATGGGACCCGACGGCCAAAAAATGAGTAAAAGCCGAGGGAACACAGTAGATCCGTGGACAATCCTTGACAAGCAAGGCGCAGATGCACTGCGCTGGTACATGTTCACCGCAACCACACCGTGGACACCACGCACTTTCAAAATGGAAGGCATTGACGAAGCCTTGAAGAAGTTCATGGGAACCCTTCACAATGTCTACAGTTTCTTCGTTATGTATGCTAACTTAGAGCAGATTGATGTCCTGAAAGGTGCACCACCTGTTGCAGAACGTGCTACTGTTGATAGATGGATCTTATCACGCCTCCATACCCTCATTGACAGTGTGCGCAATAACATGGAGAATTACCATCTCACAAACGCACCGCGCGCCATTGAGGCGTTTGTGGACGACCTCAGTAACTGGTACGTCCGTCGTTCCCGCGACCGTTTCTGGGGTGCGGAAGCCGGACCCGACAAGCAGGCTGCTTACGCAACACTTTATGAAGTGCTTGTAACCGTTGCCAAACTCGCTGCGCCGTTTACGCCGTTTCTGTCGGACGAACTCTACCGAAACCTCGTCTGCTCGCTTGATCCTGACGCACCACTGAGTGTTCACCTTGCGGAATACCCGGTTGCAGATGCCTCGCTGAAGGATACCCAACTCGAAACCGATATGGCGTTCACACGCGAGGTCATCAGCATGGGGCATGCGGCACGGAACAAGTCAGGCATTAAAACGCGTCAACCACTTGCTGAGTTCACGCTTGGCGGACTTTCTGATGGAGAAAAAGAGACTGTTAACCGTTTGTCAGAACTCATCCACGATGAACTCAATGTCAAGGCTATTGCCTTCGTAGAAAATCTGGACGCATTCTCACAGGTAACGCTCAAGCCGAACTTCAGGGTGTTGGGACCGAAATACGGCAAAGGCGTGCAAGCCATCGCAAAGGCACTCGCTACCGCAGATACGATGCAACTGAAGACGGAACTGGAAGCCACTGGCAGTTTACAGATTGAGGCATCGGGAGAGACGTATACCCTTGAGCAGTCAGACATCGACGTGCAGACACAGAATCGAGAGGGTTTCTTTGTGGAGGTAGACGCGCGGAAATTCGTCGCGCTGTCAACGGAACTGACGCACGAATTGACGCTTGAAGGCTTAGCGCGCGAACTCGTCAACAAAATCCAGAATATGCGCAAAGATGCCAATTTCAACGTCTCAGACCGGATTAAATTCAGCCTTGAAACGCCGTCATCGCTTGTTGAGGAAGCGTTTGAGGTGCATCGGGATTACATTTTGCAAGAGACACTGACAACAACCGTTGTCGAGACTCCGAGTGGAAACGCCTTCACGGTTGCACAGAAACTCAACGGTGAACCCGCAACCTTAAGCGTCGAAAAGGTTTAAAACATCTATCTTTACTGGCGAGGTTTCCTAACCTCGCCAAAGACATCATCCGTTTGCCCACGCGATGCAGCAGAAAAACGCTACTATATGCAAGTAGACTTGCACATAGTAGCACTATTTGCTATTATTCTTCTGGTCGGATGCTATACTTAAGAACCCCAGCTACATCCGTAAACCGTAAGTAGAGTCCCCAACCCCAACCCTCTTGACTAATCTTACACAAAACCTCGTTCCACCCCGCATTGAGCCGACACGGAACGGCATCTTCGTCCGGTATCGGAGGACGGTTAGTGTCGATTCGGTAGATTTCAGAACCGTTCAACCACACAGTCGCACCATCATCACTCCCGAGCAATAACACAGAATCCGTTGCTTCCGGTGCGTAGACGTATACCAGCGCGTATCCGACGGCTGACGACTCAAAACCAAGATTTGTCCCTAAATTGAGGAAACCGTCTCCCACTGCAGCTGCTTCCCGCCACTGGATCGCTCTGCCATGCATATCTGTGTAAGCTGCCTTCAGATCCAATCGACTTCCGGGAGTCAGCGTGTTGTCAATCGTCTCAACATCTGTCTTGGGAAACGGACCCAATATCATGTAATGTTTAACAAGCGGTGAAGCGTGCAGGACCTGATAGGAATCGATACCGATTTTATAGCCTGTCGCCTCATCTGCCTTTCCGACGATGCTAAACACGATTTGGTTTGTCCCTGCGTTCAGGGGAGCAGTTCCAAACGAAACCAATGTCCCAGCGATCGGTTCAGCAGCATAGCAGTCGTAGGGTGTCCCGACCACAGTGTCGTTTGCCGATAGTTCGACCTGCGCGTATTCCGGTCCACGCGTTAAAACAGCACTGATTTCATAAGCATTTCCGTGAGACACTTCAATTGGAATCGTTAAAGTTCCTATCTCTCCGGCGGTTTTCGGTGTCAATGCGACATGACTTCCACCTATATCTATGCCTGCTGCGCGGTACGTTTCTATCTCAGCCTCTAAACTATATTCTTTTCCCTGGCCCAAGGCTATTGATTGTGTGTCTTTAGGAGGCAGCGGTAACGCTTTCTCATACCAAAATTGTGGCAGCCGATAGAGGTCGCGCCCCTCGTTTGTTAGGACAAGATCGTAGCCGTCAAAGCAGACAGCTTCCCCGCTAAAATCGTGCGATAAGTGTCGCGGTGCGCCTTGAATCATCTGCGCTAAATTATCCAATGTACCCTGATATACCCAGAGCGCGTCGTAAGTGCAGACAGCAAGCCGCGTCCCGTCTTCGGACAATCCCGCACCTGTCACGAGTTTCGCCCCAGTGAATTCACCGACATGCACTAAGACCTGTTTTACGTCGGGTTCGAGGGTTGGAAACCGGTAAAGCACAGCGCGTTCTCGTTCCTTAGAGACGATATAAGGAGTGCCTCCCCCAATAAAGAGTCCTTCCGCATCCACATTCTCATTGGGATACCGATACGGATAACTTGCGATGACCTCCACTTCTGTATCTTTGAACGGGTCGGGTTCTGCAACAACGACCACCTTCAAATCTTGTCGTAATCTACTATTATTGCCGATTTCACCGATCCAGAGTCGGTTTTCTGAGTCGATACCGAGGGCTTCCCAGTCGAAGTTTTTTGAACCCTGCACAGCGATCTCTTGGATTAATTCACCATCTATTTTTGTCGCGTAAAGTGTCGCAGGATTGCCAGAGTCATTGAGGGTCCAATAGACACCTTCAAACTGCTGGCTTGTAACAATGCCGGAACTTTCTTGGATGTCGGGGTGTGTGTATTTTCCTATGGGTTTCCATGGGGGTGTGTCGGGTGCATCTGAAGGTGCCGCTACAGCGGCGTGGACTCCGATGCCGAGTGTAAAAACTAACAAAGGCAGTAGCAATTTCATCAAAGTAATCTCCTTTTAATTTCTAACTATTTTACCGCTTTTTGGCTGAGAAATCAACGGAGATTTCAGAAGAGGATAAGGCATTAACGTTCCACCTCTGCTGGTGAGGTTCCCACAAACCATTAAGTCGCTCTGCTGACTGCTGATCACTGATGGCTGACAGCCAATGAAAAAAAGTAGACAAACCCCATATTTTGTGGTATCATTAAAGATACGCATTGTAAAAGACATTTTACACCTCGGTTGTTTGCGATATTGCCGAGGCGATAAGTTCTCAAAAGGAGTATCAGTTTTGCATAGACAATCTGCAAAGAAACATGCGCGTGCGGACGAAAAGAAACGCATACGCAACCGACATCGCAAAGCAACACTACGGACGATGCTTAAACAGACGGAGACCGCTCTGGATGAAGGCAATGTTGAAACCGCACAGGAACTGTGCAGGAACACCGTAAGCCTCTTGGATAGAGCCGCCGGTAAAGGCGTTATCAAAAAAGGGACAGCAAATCGTCAAAAGTCCAGACTCATCCGTAAGTTGCACCTACTAATGGCAACTGCGTAGTTAGGAGTTGGTGGATAGTTAGTTAATGGTTGATAGTTAAGGGTTATCGGACCTCCCACAACGCTAACACCAACTACCAGCAACCAACTACCAACAACTAATCGCTAACCGCTATATGAATGCTCGCAAAGTCGCCTTAGAGTGTCTGCTAACCCTCTCACACACCAGTGCCTCCATAGCTTCTGTTGTTGACAGTGCCTTTGGACGTTATACAATTGACGGGCGGGAACGGCGGCTGGTAAACGGACTTGTCTACGGCGTTATCCGGTGGCAGCGGCAACTTGATTGGGTTCTGAATCAGTTTATCAATCCCCGATTTCAGTTAGACGCTCGGCACCGTAATATCCTGCGACTCGGCGCATTTCAACTCCTACACCTTGATGGGATACCCGCACACGCAGCGATTTATGAAACCGTCCAACTCGCCACTTCTCACCTCCGCAAATCTGCTCGCGGACGAAAGACCGCAGGTTTTATAAATGCCGTTCTTCGTTCCGTACAACGCAAAGGCAGAACATTAGCTTACCCACCACTCGATGCAAACCCGATCGAACATATTGCGATTTCATTGTCCTATCCGACGTGGTTGGTAAAGCGGTGGCTGCAGACCCGCGGCGTTTCGTGGACATTAGCGTTCTGTCGCGCGAGCAACCAGATCGCACCGCTCGCGTTCCGCGTAAATTCCCTCCTGACACAACGCGAAGAAGTTTGTCAATCTTTAGAAACGAACGGCATTGCCGCAAAGGTCTCCAAAATTGTTCCCGACGGCTTGGTACTCGAAAACCGTGCCATCACTGCTTTTGATGCTACTGGCGACCAGACGTTGAAGGATATCCTCCGTCGCGAGGATATCTATGTCCAAGACGAAAGCGCGATGTTGGTCCCGTATCTTCTTTCACCAGAAAACGCTCAGTTCATTGTAGACCTCTGTGCTGCACCGGGTGGCAAGACAACACACCTCGCGCATCTCATGGGAAATGCCGGAAAACTTCTCGCCGTGGATGTGTCCGCAGAAAAAATAGCCTTGTTACAAAAGAACTGTCGGCGTGTCGGTGCCAACAACGTTGAAACACGGGTGACGGACGTACTAAAAGAAGATATTGGGTTCATTAAAACTGCGGATGCTGTGCTTATTGATGCGCCGTGTTCCGGGTTCGGCACGCTCCGACGACATCCCGACATTCGGTGGAACAAGACCTTTGATCAAATTCGTGCTCTTAGTGAGATGCAATATAACTTGTTGAAGAACGCCGCACAACACATCAAACCGGGAGGCATCCTCGTTTACAGCACCTGTAGCATAGAACCGATGGAAAACGAGGAGGTTGTTCAGCGATTTTTGACCGACTTCCCGATGTATAGCGTCGAAGATGCCCGACGCTTTCTGCCAGATATTCCTTCGAGCGCAATAACAACACAAGGCTTCCTACAGACCTTTCCACATCAACACGGCGTTGACGGTGCGTTTGCGGCACGTCTAAAAAAAGAATGATCGATTTTAGGTTATACGTCATTACAGACAGACACAGATGCGCGCCCACCCCACTGATTGAGGTGATCTCCGAATTGCTGGATGCAGGGGTTACCGTCATCCAATTGCGCGAAAAAGATTTAAACAGCGATGAATTGATGCGCTTAGCGCAACCAATTGCTGACTTGTGTCGAAACTACAAAGCAAAACTTTTCGTCAATACAGATATACGCGTCGCAGCCACCGTCGGTGCCGCAGGCGTTCATCTTCCAGCAAATGCAGCATCCGTGAGTTCGGTGAAGACACAAATGGGTGCCGATTTCTCTATCGGATGCTCGGTGCATACCTTTGCGGAAGCAGGAAAACGAGAGACAGAAGGGGCTGATTTTTTAACCTATAGCCCTATCTATTTGACGGCAAGCAAACCCGGTTATGGTCCCGCAGTCGGTGTGGAAAATCTCACAAAGTTGGTAGGGCGCGTTAAATTACCTGTCTTTGCTCTGGGAGGTATTACACCGGCGCGTGCTTCTGAGTGTCTATCAGCAGGAGCCTTCGGCGTTGCTGTGATGTCAGGCGTTATGGCTCCCAAAAACGCAGGAAAACAGACGAAACGTTTTTTTACGACCGAATCTGAGTTGCTGCGCCCGTTGTCTTTGCAAGTGTCAGATCGCTAAGAACTTTCATAATCCAATGCCGGTTGGAATTAACCGAAAACCCGGGGAATGCCATACGGCATTCATACCGTTGATTTGTGAAACGAAATTGTGAGTGATCAGCGAACAATTTGTCTTAGCTTTACATTGTGGAACGGTGACCAGATTTAATAGTTAAAAAAATGAAACAGATTTTAACAATTGCAGGCTCAGATTCAGGTGGCGGTGCCGGTATACAGGCAGATATAAAGGCGATCTCAGCCAACGGCGGTTATGCCATGTCCGTAATCACCTCCGTTACAGCACAAAATACAGTGGCAGTGACCGAGGCGTTTGATCTGCCTATCTCGCTGATTGAAGCGCAGTTGGATGCCGTCTTCACAGATTTCGACGTAGCCAGCGTCAAAACCGGAATGCTCTCTTCATCAGCTATTGTTGAAGCGGTTACGCGGAAGTTGAAAGAATATACGCCACCAACCCTCGTCGTGGACCCCGTGATGATCTCCAAAAGCAAATTCTCACTCTTGAAAGAGGAGGCGATTGAGAGCCTCAAAACGGCGTTGATTCCACTTGCGACGCTGATTACACCGAATATTTACGAGGCAGAGTTGCTCGCACAGCAGGACATCCGAAACGCGGATGAGGCAAAAAATGCTGCAAAAGTAATCGCTGAACTCGGTTGTCACGCTGTTCTCGTTAAAGGTGGGCATCTTACGGCTAACAGTGCGATTGATGTGCTTTATTGCAACGGGGACTGGGATTTTTTTGAGGCAGAATGGGTTGAAACCGAAAACACGCACGGCACGGGTTGCACCTACTCAGCGGCAATCGCGACGCAACTCGCACACGGCAAAGATTTGAGAGACGCTATTGGAACAGCGAAGGCATATATTACCGGTGCTATTCAACACGCGCTGGATATCGGACACGGGCACGGACCGACACATCATTTTTTTAAGCAATGAGCGAACAGCGAATAGCGAATAGCCTACTACAACCGCTGTCGTCCGTCAAACCCGTCCTCGATTTCGTGCCAGTAACGGATCTTATTTTCATTGATCCGCCAACAGAGATAGACCTCCCTACCCTCACGGAGGTGTGGGAAATCGACCAATCCAGGGTCAAGTCCTTTCAGGTGGCAGCCGCGCGCCGCAATCCGTTCCAAAATTTCCTTAAAGTCGGCAGTCGCTTTAAGGAGCGCGGGAGTGTGCTTACTGCCGCCGTTAGAAGAGACCACCTCCAAGAGGGGCGTGATTTCTGCGTGCAGTCCTGCAAGTAGGTTTCTTATGGCTCTTAACTGTGAAATCTCATCAACTAATTCAGGAATACATTCGTTTGCTTCTTCGAGCGTGAAATATCGTTTTTCCTGCATCTGTGTTTCTCCTTGTGTATATCAAATTTGTATTGGCAACGTCCTAAAATTTACACTAAATTAAGAGCGATGTCAAGGAAAGTTTTATTTTAATATGCTGCTCTCAGTGGAAATGGCAAACGATTGTCGGTAGTTCGCTACGTTCACTTTCGTTAATCAGTTTTCGGATAAGAGTAGTCTATGGCAGTTACCGATGCTCGGGACCGCCACACGCTTAACCAACAACTGGAAACTGACAACCAATAACCATGAAAAGATGGAAAACGAAACAAAATCCGTAGACAATCAGAATCAAAGCGTCACCCGTGCCGCTGGAATTGTCAGTATCGCCGTGATGGGGTCGCGGCTATTAGGACTCGCACGCGAAGCAGCGATCGCATACTATTTCCGGTCGAACCTCAGTGGCGACGCTTTTTATTTGGCGTTTCGTATTCCAAACTTTTTGCGGGACCTGTTTGGCGAAGGCATTTTGAGTAAAGCGTTTATTACGACATTCCTCGCCACAGAGGCTGAGGATGGAGAGCAGGCAGCGTGGAATCTCGCAAACCGTGTCTTTAATTTAACGTTTCTCGTCCTGACAGGTATCGCGATCCTCGGCATCGCTTTCGCACCTACTATTGTTGATGTCTTGGCGCGCGAGGATTTTGACAAAAGGTTAGATGCCACTGCCCACTACGGGTTTGATACCAAAGTTGAATTAACAATCTATCTCACTCAATTGATGTTTCCCTACCTTCTCTTTGTTTCGTTGGCGGCGATTGCGATGGGACTGTTGAACAGCAAAGGGAAGTTCGGCATTCCAGCATGTGCGTCCTCGTTCTTTAACATCAGTTCGCTCGTTATCGGTGTAGGTGGTTACTATTTATTTCCAATGGCTGGGATGCATCCTGTAACGGGAATGGCTATCGGTGTGTTCGTTGGTGGGAGCGCCCAATTCGCAATTCAGGTGCCGTCTATGTATCGCGTCGGCTTTCGATACCGTCCGCTGCTGAGTCTACGCGATCCGAGGGTGCTTCAAGTTATTCGTCTGGTTGGACCTGCTGTATTAGGGGTCGCTGTCGTGCAGGTGAACCAATTTACGAATACGTTCTTTATTACATCAGGATCTGCTTGGTTAACATGGATTAGCCGTGCCTACCGCGTTGTGCATCTCCCGATAGGACTGTTCGGTGTGGCGATTTCAACAGTCGCACTTCCGCAGCTTGCCAAGTTCGCAACAACCGGAGAGACAGAGAATTTCCGCAACTCTCTCTCTTACGCCCTCCGTCTGATGCTTATGCTAACAGTCCCCGCTGCAGTTGGGTTGATGGTCCTATCGGCACCCATCTGCCGATTCCTGTATGAACGCGGAGAGACTGGCGTATCGGACACTGTTGGAACCGCTGGGGTCCTGTTCGTCTATGCGTTCGGCTTGTGTGGGTTTTCGGCGCTCAAGATCGTTACGGACGGATTTTACGCCTACAAAGATATTCGCGCACCTGTTATCGTCAGTATCTGTGCCGTTGTCTTCAACATCTATCTAAACTATCTCTTTATCTACCGCGAACTCTTTTTGGACCCCCGCGCCGTAGTGTTTTCAACGGTTTTGACCGTGACGCTGAATTGTGCTATGCTACTGCTACTGCTCCGCCGAAAGGTCGGACGGTTGGGACTAAAGGGCATCATCCCACTGACGCTTAAAATCTTAATCGCCTCCGTAGTGATGGGGTTTGTCTGCTGGTTGGCAAATGGAGTTATTGAAGGCGATTGGCTCGGTACGGAGGGCGTTGCGCCGCGTCTAATCGGCGTATTTGCACCAATAGGGTTAAGTCTCATTGTCCTCGCGGGAATGTATAAACTCCTGAGAGTGGCAGAATTCGACGATATTTTGAATATATTTAAGCAACGACTTTTTTAAACTATTGAGTCTGAGCTGCTGCGTCCGTTGTCCTTGCAGTATTTCAATTAATAAAAAACAATTCATAACCCAGAGCAGGCTTCTTATTAATTTTTCATCGGCGTTGACAACGGAAACGCCGCCCAGGAGTACATAGTTAAAAAATGCTAACAAAACGGATAATTCCATGTTTAGATGTCCGTGCCGGAAAAGTCACGAAGGGTGTCGCCTTTCAGGGCAATGTCGATGTCGGCGACCCCGTTGAGATGGCGCGGTTCTATTACGAAGGCGGTGCCGATGAACTCGTCTTTTACGACATCACAGCCAGCAATGAACGCCGCGATATAATGATTGATGTCGTCTCTGCTGTCGCCGCTGAGATTTTTATTCCTTTTTCTGTCGGTGGTGGGTTGCGGACGCTCGAGGACATGCGTCGTGTTCTACTTGCGGGCGCAGAAAAGGTGAGTATAGATTCCGGTGCCGTGCGGAATCCCGATATCATCGCCGAAGGCGCGCGAGCGTTTGGAAGCCAATGTGTTGTGCTGAGCATGCAGGTGAAACGCGTTCGGGAAAGTGAACAGATTCCGAGCGGTTATGAAATTTACATAGACGGTGGACGGACACCGGTCGGTTGGGATGCCTTGGAGTGGTCAGCAAGGGGTGTTGATTTGGGTGCCGGTGAAATCGTTGTTAATAGCATCGATGCAGATGGCACGAAGGCGGGATATGAACTCGAATTAACCGGTGCTATTGCAGATTTAGTCTCAGTGCCTGTTATTGCCTCCGGCGGCGCAGGAAACCCACAGCACTTACGGGATGTCTTTGTCGAAAGCAACGCCGATGCTGCGATCGTCGCCTCTATCACACACTATGGCGAATTCACAATCGAAAACATCAAAACCTATCTCGCTGACGAAGGTGTAAGTGTGCGGGATACATGGTAGAATGGCTGTCGGCTATCAGTAGTCAGCAGTCAGAAAGAGAACCTCGTGGCAGAAAGCAACAGGCAACTGCTACAGGTCTTAACCAACAACTGACAACCGATGACTGATAACTATTAAAATGGAGAAAATATGGAACCTAAGTTACCTGATGCAAGAAACGAAAATATATTAATCCACGTCAACGGTGAACTCCTACCCCGCGAAGATGCAAAAATCTCCGTATTCGACAGCCTTGTTCAAGGCGGAGACGGCGTATGGGAAGGCTTACGTGTCTATAACGGAAAAATCTTCGCGTTGGAGGCACATCTCGACCGACTCATGGATTCTGCACATGCTATGGCATTCGCTGGCATTCCGACACGCGATGAAATTAAAAAGGCGATTTTTGAAACACTCGAAGCCAACGGGATGCGGGACGGTGTGCATATCCGTCTAACGCTCAGCCGCGGGAAAAAGGTCACGTCGAGTATGGATGCCCGCGTCAATCAGTACGGCACGACTTTAATCGTAATAGCGGAGTGGAAGCCGCCCATCTACGCCAGCAGCGGTGTCCGCCTGATTACCTCAGCAATCCGACGGAACCCACCCCAGTGTGTTGATTCTAAAATCCATCATAACAACCTGATTAACAACATCCTTGCCAAAATTGAAGCAAACGTCGCTGGCGTGGATGATGCGATTATGCTCGACATCCACGGGTATGTTTCAGAGACGAATGCGACGAATATTTTTATCATAAAACGTGGGCATGTCCTGACACCACACGCCGATAGCTGCCTACCAGGGATTACACGGGGAACGGTCATCCAAATCGCTCGCGACGCTGGTATTCCCTTGACAGAGCGGAATGTTTCGTTAGTTGAAGTCTACACAGCGGATGAAGTCTTCACGACGGGAACTGTGGGTGAGTTGAGTCCGGTCTTAGAAGTTGATGGTAGGAAAATTGGGAGCAAGGACGTTGGTCCTGTGACGACCCGACTGCAGGGACTTTATGCGGAACTGACAGCCAACGAGGGCGAACCGTTGCCATAAAAGCATTCTGATTATCGGTTCGGATTGGCAGCATGGGCAAAACAGGCGAGAATGTCCGTTTCAGTTAAATACGGAAAATCGTCAAGAATTTCCGCTACTGTCATACCGGATGCAAGATATTCAAAAATATCGTAAACGGTAATCCGCATGCCCCGAATGCAGGGTTGCCCACTGCGTTTACCGGGTTCATAAGTACATCTTGATCAAAAACTGCGAACAGCAGTGGTAAACGCTGAATCTTGGCGAAAATTGAGAGGATGTCGGTATCAATAAAGACCAAGGTTTACTATTCCTTTGTCTTACTCTTTTCTCTGTGAAAGCTTTTGATAAGCGAAACGCCCTCCTTCAATTCCTCTACTGACCCAACCTCAACAATTTTCAAAATGCCTC encodes:
- the ileS gene encoding isoleucine--tRNA ligase, whose product is MFEEVSPQFTFAEKEKQTLAFWRENDIFQRSMEVRKDAPPFVFLEGPPFANAPPGVHHVLARVMKDAVCRYKTMTGHYVHRKAGWDTHGLPVEYQVEKQLNIRNKAELEAYGVQNFIEKCKENVFQYEQDWRQMTERIGYWLNLDDAYITLSNDYIESIWWVLRQAWDKELLYQGHKVQPYCYRCGTTLASHEVALGYQEVADPSIFVRFPLRNQESTYLLVWTTTPWTLPSNVAVAVGEDYDYVAVEHNGQRLILAKECLPSLFEDESPQIVENYKGKDLRNWEYEPLFDSGQHPEKSHYIVTADFVTTTEGSGLVHIAPAFGQDDFEIGQKHNMPFVQLVGTDGRFVPKVKEPWAGEYVKDADPKIIQNLEGRGLLFKATEYTHQYPFCWRCDNPLLYYARESWFVRTTALREQMLKHNQQINWYPEHLKDGRFGNWLENNIDWGLSRERYWGTPLPVWVCKDCGHQHCVGSIAELKELGTDVPDDVELHRPYVDDVVLACNKCSGTMHRVQDVIDCWFDSGCAHTAQWHYPFENKEMLEQTYPADFISEAIDQTRGWFYSLLATGTLLYDKPAYKNCLCLELIMGPDGQKMSKSRGNTVDPWTILDKQGADALRWYMFTATTPWTPRTFKMEGIDEALKKFMGTLHNVYSFFVMYANLEQIDVLKGAPPVAERATVDRWILSRLHTLIDSVRNNMENYHLTNAPRAIEAFVDDLSNWYVRRSRDRFWGAEAGPDKQAAYATLYEVLVTVAKLAAPFTPFLSDELYRNLVCSLDPDAPLSVHLAEYPVADASLKDTQLETDMAFTREVISMGHAARNKSGIKTRQPLAEFTLGGLSDGEKETVNRLSELIHDELNVKAIAFVENLDAFSQVTLKPNFRVLGPKYGKGVQAIAKALATADTMQLKTELEATGSLQIEASGETYTLEQSDIDVQTQNREGFFVEVDARKFVALSTELTHELTLEGLARELVNKIQNMRKDANFNVSDRIKFSLETPSSLVEEAFEVHRDYILQETLTTTVVETPSGNAFTVAQKLNGEPATLSVEKV
- the rpsT gene encoding 30S ribosomal protein S20, coding for MHRQSAKKHARADEKKRIRNRHRKATLRTMLKQTETALDEGNVETAQELCRNTVSLLDRAAGKGVIKKGTANRQKSRLIRKLHLLMATA
- the rsmB gene encoding 16S rRNA (cytosine(967)-C(5))-methyltransferase RsmB; the protein is MNARKVALECLLTLSHTSASIASVVDSAFGRYTIDGRERRLVNGLVYGVIRWQRQLDWVLNQFINPRFQLDARHRNILRLGAFQLLHLDGIPAHAAIYETVQLATSHLRKSARGRKTAGFINAVLRSVQRKGRTLAYPPLDANPIEHIAISLSYPTWLVKRWLQTRGVSWTLAFCRASNQIAPLAFRVNSLLTQREEVCQSLETNGIAAKVSKIVPDGLVLENRAITAFDATGDQTLKDILRREDIYVQDESAMLVPYLLSPENAQFIVDLCAAPGGKTTHLAHLMGNAGKLLAVDVSAEKIALLQKNCRRVGANNVETRVTDVLKEDIGFIKTADAVLIDAPCSGFGTLRRHPDIRWNKTFDQIRALSEMQYNLLKNAAQHIKPGGILVYSTCSIEPMENEEVVQRFLTDFPMYSVEDARRFLPDIPSSAITTQGFLQTFPHQHGVDGAFAARLKKE
- the thiE gene encoding thiamine phosphate synthase, encoding MIDFRLYVITDRHRCAPTPLIEVISELLDAGVTVIQLREKDLNSDELMRLAQPIADLCRNYKAKLFVNTDIRVAATVGAAGVHLPANAASVSSVKTQMGADFSIGCSVHTFAEAGKRETEGADFLTYSPIYLTASKPGYGPAVGVENLTKLVGRVKLPVFALGGITPARASECLSAGAFGVAVMSGVMAPKNAGKQTKRFFTTESELLRPLSLQVSDR
- the thiD gene encoding bifunctional hydroxymethylpyrimidine kinase/phosphomethylpyrimidine kinase; its protein translation is MKQILTIAGSDSGGGAGIQADIKAISANGGYAMSVITSVTAQNTVAVTEAFDLPISLIEAQLDAVFTDFDVASVKTGMLSSSAIVEAVTRKLKEYTPPTLVVDPVMISKSKFSLLKEEAIESLKTALIPLATLITPNIYEAELLAQQDIRNADEAKNAAKVIAELGCHAVLVKGGHLTANSAIDVLYCNGDWDFFEAEWVETENTHGTGCTYSAAIATQLAHGKDLRDAIGTAKAYITGAIQHALDIGHGHGPTHHFFKQ
- a CDS encoding DUF2203 domain-containing protein — protein: MQEKRYFTLEEANECIPELVDEISQLRAIRNLLAGLHAEITPLLEVVSSNGGSKHTPALLKATADFKEILERIAARGCHLKGLDPGLVDFPHLREGREVYLCWRINENKIRYWHEIEDGFDGRQRL